The window ATGCCGAAAATTTCAGCCAAAGACCGTGCGTATCTGCAAGAAGCGTTTGCGTCGTTGACCCAGCCGGTCACGCTCTTGCTCTTCACGAGCAAAGAAGCGTGCCCCTACTGCAACGATACGCGCGAAATTCTGGAAGAACTCGCCGAACTCTCTGACAACATTACCGTGGATGTGCGCGATATGGCGGAACACGCCGCCGACGCCGAAGCCTACGGTGTGGATAAAGCCCCCGCCACCATCGTGCTGGGGAACGGTACCGATTACGGTATCCGCTACTACGGCATTCCAGCGGGCTATGAATTCGCCTCGCTGGTCGAAGACGTGCTCATGGTGGGGCAGGGGCAGAGCAAGTTGAGCGAAGCGACCAAAGAAGCGTTGCGCAACTTGCAAAAACCCGTGCACATTCAGGTGTTCGTCACGCCGACATGCCCGTACTGCCCGCAAGCCGTCTCGCTGGCGCACCAAATGGCGTTTGAAAGCCCGCTGGTGCGCGCCGACATGGTCGAAGCGATGGAATTTCCCGAACTCGCCGACCGCTACAACGTGATGGGCGTGCCGCGCATCGTCATCAACGAAGATTGGCACATCGAAGGCGCTGTGCCCGAAGAATACATGCTGCAAGGCGTGCTCCAGGCGGTCGGCGAAGCCGTTGCCTAACAGAGCGGCTTCCGCGACTTGGTGCCCTCCTGTGCAAACGGTCCCGCGCTGATGCGGGGCCGTTTTGCATTTGGCGCAAGGTCGCCACAATTCAAACCCGGTTCAACCCAAACAAGCAACTGAGGATAGGCACCTATGCGCCAAACTCTGCTTTCGCTGGTTTTCATCCTGCTCACGCTTGCCGCCTGCGGGGAACGCCCTGCGGCGTCCCCGCCTGCACCACCCCCCATCCCCACGCTCGACACCAGCCGCGCCGCCGTCCCGCTGGACGAGATTGTTTTCGACCTTCTCCACCCCATCAACCAGCGCATACCGCTCAGCCAAGCGTCGCCTGAGTTGCGCGCCGCCGCCTTTGACGCGGTGCCGCCGCTCTACGAAGACGACCTGGCGTTTGAAAGCCACGACGCCGCCCACTGGTTGGCTGACGATGACATTGTGATTGGCTACGCCAATGCCGCGGGGGCGTGGGCGTTCCCCTTGCGCATTCTGAACTACCACGAACTCATCAACGCCACCCTGGGGGGCGAGGCGGTGCTGGTCTCGTATTGCCCACTCTGCTACAGCGGCGCGGTGTTCAGCCGCCGACTGCCCGATGGGCGCGTGCTGACGTTCGGCAACAGCGGCGCGCTCTACGCCAACGACGCCGTGATGGTAGACCACGAGACGGGTTCGTACTGGTATCACATCGCGGGGGAAGCCATTGTAGGACCGCTGACGGGCACGCAACTGGATTTGTTGCCCAGCAACACGCTCACCTGGCGCGAGTGGCGCGCACAGCACCCCCAGACATACGTGCTGGCACGCCCCGCTTTCGACCGCCCCTACGATTTCGACCCCTTCCTGGGGCTTGCCGACCTGGTGCGCCTGCACAACAACGCACTGCCGCTTGAACGCACGCCGCAAGGGGTGCGCATGCCCACCGCCCAACCTGTGCTGGTGCTCAACCTGGGCGACCAGTGGCGCGCCTACCCACTTCCACGAAGCGAAACGCCGCTGGTCTGGCAAGATTCGTTCGCCGAGCACACCGTCGCCGTCTTCATCACCCAGCAAGCCGGCGCTCCCGTCGCCCGCGCCTACGACACCCGCCTTGACGGGCGCACGCTCACCTTTGAGGTGGACGGCGACGCCTGGCGGGACCGTGAGACCGGCTCGCGCTGGACGTTCGAGGGGCGTGCGACAGAGGGCGACCTGGCGGGACGCACGTTGCGGCTGCTTTCGGAGCGCACCACGCATTGGTTTGTGGCGGTGGCGTCTGTGCCGACCATCCAGGTGTTCGTGCCTGAAAACGAATGAGGGGGCACGTTGCATGTGCCCCCTCATCGCCCCGTGCGCGATTAGCGCCGTTGAAGCGTGGCAATCGTCGGCGTCAGGTCGAACATCCAGAAGCCCAGCGGCAAGCCGATGATGGTCAGGCACAAGGCGTAAGCGACTTCAATCCAGAGCGCGCTCAACCACCAACCCACTAACACGAACCAGATCGCCCGCACGATGAAGGGGCGCTGTGGTGTGTCGAGCGCGACGTGCCGCCCTTGTTCGACCAACACGCGGCGCGGCGGCTGGCGCAACGCCATCACGGTGGGCACGCTGTTGAGCATTTTCGCCCCCAGCGGGATGCCTACGATGGTGAGCATGGCAATCCACGCCAACCCAACCCAGATTTGCCCAAGCCACCATCCAATGAACGCAAACCAGAGCACTTGCCACAAGCACCCTGGGCTGGTACGCACTTCGATGATGCCCTCTCGTGTTTCTGTCATGGCAACGTCTCCTTTCTGAATGCAGCACACCCGTTTTCTCTACTGCTCCATCCGCGTTCAGGTTGCGCCAAAGGGAATGGCGAAAACAACACGTGCGACGCATGGCGTTCTGCGTCGCACGTGTTCACCACATGGTTGCGTTCTGTGTTTCACTCCGAGAGGGAAACATCCATCCCTGTGGGCACAATCTGCACCCACAAGGGTCCCGGCTTGAACGGAAAGATGGAGCCATCGGGGGCGATGGGGCGAATGAGGACATTCTCGCCTTCACGCCGCCATGTCACGTCGTAGGCGCGCCCATCGCGCACCACAATGCCCTTTCCTTCGCCCCACACTTTGAAATGGAGCGATTTGTTGCCCAACGAGTCTTCCACAATCGGCGTGACGGTCATGTCGGCGAAGACGATAAAAATCGTCGCGGCGGAGAGTTGTGTGCCGGTTGTGCGGTCAATGTGGGGCGTGTCGCCTTGGTAGCGCAGGTAGCGCCCGCTCTCGGCGTCGTAGCGGTAGGTGACCACGCTCGACGTGCCCGGCGAGTAGGGAATGATAACCGTCCGCGCCGGTCTGCCGCCGTCGGGGGGTGTGGCGTCGAATTGCCAACCGCGCAAGGTGCGCGAGGGGCGTTGTTCGCCAATGCTTTCGGCAAATTGCCAGAGCCGCGCTGCGGATGTGTACGTGCGCAACCATGACACCGCCGCTTGGTCGGCGGGGATGCGGTAGAAGGCGTTATGCCCCAGCCATTCGTCAATGTTGGCGCGGTTCCACGGCGATGAAAGAATCATGTCCGTCACGGGTTGGCTCGCGCCAACGTGCACCAAAATGGCGTCGAGCATGGGCCAGAGTTGCAGGTCAATCAAGCGGGCGCTCCGCACGGGACCGATAACTTCGGGTGTTTGACACAGGAAAGTGGCGGTGAAGCGCGTGATGCCACCTTCGGCGAGGGTTTCCCACACCACATCGGCAAACGCCAGCCCCGATTGCGGGCGTCCCTGTGGCGAGTTGTCAATGCGCACGTTGAGCGGCCGCCGCTGCAAAACGGCGGGGTCGTCCACCGGCACGCCCGTCAATGGGCATACGCCATCGGGTGGCGCGGGCAGGCTCTGCACAAACTCGTCGGGCACAGGGGCGGGGGGATGCGGCACATCAAACTGCGTGTGAATGTACTCGTACATTCCGGGCGGATACGTGCGCCCCGTTTCAGGCACAGTTTGGGCGGGGGTTGTGGGGCGGGGCGGTGGATTGGCAATGTAATCGGGTGTGGGCGTTGGTTCCGGTGTCGGGGTTGGGCTGGGTTCAGGTGAAGGGGTGGCGGTGGCAGTCGCTTCCGGCGGCGGCGTGTTGGTGGGCGCGAGCGAGAGTTGATTGCCTTCCTCGGATGAATCACTGTTGCCGCACGCCATCAGCAAGAACGCGAACACCGACAACCATATCCAGCAACGCAAGCAACGCATGACACCTCCTTTTGGCAATGGGGGTGTGGGTGCGCTCCCCACACCCCCACGTTGGACACTCGGTTATGCTTTCATCAACACGTAGTTCATCGTCTTGTAGAGCAGTTTCGCCACGGCAAAATCCGCCATGTGCAGCCCGGCGCGCGGTGAAAGCTCGACGCAGTCCACGCTCACCACGTCGGCGGCTTCGGCAACCGTGCGCACAATGGCGAGCGTCTGATACCACGTCAAGCCGCCGGGTTCGGGCGTGCCTGTCGTGGGCACGATGCTGGGGTCCAGCCCGTCCACGTCAATAGTCAGGTGGACGCGCTTGCCGCGCACACGCTCAGCGAGCTCATCCAGCGTTTGCTGCAAGGGGCGCATATGCACATCTTCGGCGAACCAGACCCGCACGCGCTCCTCGCGGCGAATCACGTCCATCTCT of the Ardenticatena maritima genome contains:
- the pdo gene encoding protein disulfide oxidoreductase; its protein translation is MPKISAKDRAYLQEAFASLTQPVTLLLFTSKEACPYCNDTREILEELAELSDNITVDVRDMAEHAADAEAYGVDKAPATIVLGNGTDYGIRYYGIPAGYEFASLVEDVLMVGQGQSKLSEATKEALRNLQKPVHIQVFVTPTCPYCPQAVSLAHQMAFESPLVRADMVEAMEFPELADRYNVMGVPRIVINEDWHIEGAVPEEYMLQGVLQAVGEAVA
- a CDS encoding DUF3179 domain-containing (seleno)protein; its protein translation is MRQTLLSLVFILLTLAACGERPAASPPAPPPIPTLDTSRAAVPLDEIVFDLLHPINQRIPLSQASPELRAAAFDAVPPLYEDDLAFESHDAAHWLADDDIVIGYANAAGAWAFPLRILNYHELINATLGGEAVLVSYCPLCYSGAVFSRRLPDGRVLTFGNSGALYANDAVMVDHETGSYWYHIAGEAIVGPLTGTQLDLLPSNTLTWREWRAQHPQTYVLARPAFDRPYDFDPFLGLADLVRLHNNALPLERTPQGVRMPTAQPVLVLNLGDQWRAYPLPRSETPLVWQDSFAEHTVAVFITQQAGAPVARAYDTRLDGRTLTFEVDGDAWRDRETGSRWTFEGRATEGDLAGRTLRLLSERTTHWFVAVASVPTIQVFVPENE
- a CDS encoding YccF domain-containing protein, producing MTETREGIIEVRTSPGCLWQVLWFAFIGWWLGQIWVGLAWIAMLTIVGIPLGAKMLNSVPTVMALRQPPRRVLVEQGRHVALDTPQRPFIVRAIWFVLVGWWLSALWIEVAYALCLTIIGLPLGFWMFDLTPTIATLQRR
- a CDS encoding DUF3048 domain-containing protein produces the protein MRCLRCWIWLSVFAFLLMACGNSDSSEEGNQLSLAPTNTPPPEATATATPSPEPSPTPTPEPTPTPDYIANPPPRPTTPAQTVPETGRTYPPGMYEYIHTQFDVPHPPAPVPDEFVQSLPAPPDGVCPLTGVPVDDPAVLQRRPLNVRIDNSPQGRPQSGLAFADVVWETLAEGGITRFTATFLCQTPEVIGPVRSARLIDLQLWPMLDAILVHVGASQPVTDMILSSPWNRANIDEWLGHNAFYRIPADQAAVSWLRTYTSAARLWQFAESIGEQRPSRTLRGWQFDATPPDGGRPARTVIIPYSPGTSSVVTYRYDAESGRYLRYQGDTPHIDRTTGTQLSAATIFIVFADMTVTPIVEDSLGNKSLHFKVWGEGKGIVVRDGRAYDVTWRREGENVLIRPIAPDGSIFPFKPGPLWVQIVPTGMDVSLSE